In a single window of the Saccharothrix australiensis genome:
- a CDS encoding AAA family ATPase — MIIWLNGGFGAGKTTLAQELHRRLPTAVVYDPEDLGITLWKWVPPNDDFQDLPSWRELVVATALSLRRHHAETLIVPMSLLRDAYRAEILGGLADAGEEILHVFLEADADVLKKRITARAPIPGNPQSGSSALEWALSRLDPAAAARQPAGTLVLRSDRLTPAELADAVLAASHQRINSDG; from the coding sequence ATGATCATCTGGCTCAACGGTGGGTTCGGGGCGGGAAAGACGACGCTGGCGCAGGAACTGCACCGGCGACTCCCGACCGCGGTCGTGTACGACCCGGAAGACCTGGGCATCACGCTGTGGAAGTGGGTGCCGCCCAACGACGACTTCCAGGACCTGCCGAGTTGGCGGGAGCTGGTCGTCGCGACGGCGCTGTCGCTGCGCAGGCACCACGCGGAGACGCTCATCGTGCCGATGTCGCTCCTCCGCGACGCCTACCGGGCCGAAATCCTCGGCGGCCTGGCCGACGCGGGCGAGGAAATCCTGCACGTCTTCCTGGAAGCGGACGCCGACGTGCTGAAAAAGCGAATCACCGCCCGCGCACCGATCCCCGGCAACCCGCAGTCGGGCTCGTCGGCCCTGGAGTGGGCCCTGAGCCGCCTGGACCCGGCCGCTGCGGCCCGCCAGCCGGCCGGGACGCTCGTACTGCGCTCGGACCGGCTCACCCCGGCCGAATTGGCCGACGCGGTACTGGCCGCAAGCCACCAACGCATCAATTCCGACGGGTAG
- a CDS encoding DUF4192 domain-containing protein, with protein MTSLTAPTNRLHTPGDLVAALPYLLGFHPVDSLVLLLLENGTIAQTLRVDLPPERNDRRVAEELAAPLEGQSHFRVVALVIGGGRGDPPEELPREHLVAHLVAAHACAGVAVTRAVWCPATAKGARWFDYHDLGETGAVPDPMATAVAAKAVARGYVTHRDREALAATLAPDSEESLSRRSALLDHVVAEAEAHDYDDPGVMVRHRELVRREVARAQERTCPLTDREIVDLAYALSDPWVRDASLAEAIGGHALGAERLWTELTRATPHPEMAEPAALLAFTAYIRGDGALARMALDRAQEALPGHRLSVLLRMALDNGMPPSTVRNLAERTADAPWFPTTPTRPPTPTPTPPSTPPAPAAPTPPATSTPPSVPPPPAAPPPSSASTPLTAPPPPAAPPPPAAAMPTGASPTPTTAPATTTASTTTSAPATAPDHTPTTTPTPATAHIPTSAHHPPDNRHHPAAPPAVTNSTSTDSGANTDTTTEAATATEKGATKAPSAPTTNPSVNPAPTPANPASTPNAAGEEPQAT; from the coding sequence ATGACATCCCTCACCGCCCCTACCAACCGCCTCCACACGCCGGGCGACCTGGTCGCCGCACTGCCGTACCTGCTGGGCTTCCACCCCGTCGACTCGCTGGTCCTCCTGCTGCTGGAGAACGGGACGATCGCGCAGACGCTCCGCGTCGACCTGCCCCCTGAACGCAACGACCGCAGGGTCGCCGAAGAACTGGCCGCGCCGCTCGAAGGCCAGTCCCACTTCCGGGTGGTGGCGTTGGTCATCGGCGGCGGGCGGGGCGACCCACCCGAGGAGTTGCCCCGCGAGCACCTCGTGGCGCACCTGGTGGCGGCCCACGCCTGCGCGGGCGTTGCCGTGACGCGCGCCGTGTGGTGCCCGGCCACCGCCAAGGGCGCGCGGTGGTTCGACTACCACGACCTGGGGGAGACCGGAGCCGTGCCCGACCCGATGGCCACGGCCGTCGCCGCCAAGGCGGTGGCGCGCGGGTACGTCACCCACCGGGACCGGGAGGCGCTGGCCGCCACCCTCGCACCGGACTCGGAGGAGTCGCTGTCGCGGAGGTCCGCCCTGCTCGACCACGTGGTGGCGGAGGCGGAGGCGCACGACTACGACGACCCCGGAGTCATGGTCCGCCACCGCGAGCTGGTCCGGCGGGAGGTGGCGAGGGCGCAGGAGCGGACGTGCCCGCTGACCGATCGCGAGATCGTCGACCTGGCCTACGCGCTGTCCGACCCGTGGGTGCGCGACGCCAGCCTGGCCGAGGCGATCGGCGGGCACGCCCTGGGCGCCGAGCGGCTGTGGACGGAGCTGACGAGGGCGACACCGCACCCGGAGATGGCGGAGCCCGCGGCGCTGCTCGCGTTCACCGCGTACATCAGGGGAGACGGTGCGCTGGCGCGGATGGCCCTGGACCGGGCACAGGAGGCCCTGCCGGGCCACCGGCTGTCCGTGCTGCTGCGCATGGCCCTGGACAACGGCATGCCCCCGTCCACCGTGCGCAACCTCGCCGAACGAACCGCCGACGCACCGTGGTTCCCCACCACCCCCACTCGACCCCCAACACCCACACCCACCCCGCCGTCCACACCACCCGCACCCGCTGCACCGACGCCGCCCGCAACGTCAACGCCGCCCTCGGTGCCGCCGCCTCCTGCCGCTCCGCCGCCGTCCTCGGCATCGACGCCTCTCACCGCTCCGCCACCCCCTGCCGCTCCGCCGCCTCCCGCTGCGGCAATGCCGACCGGTGCATCGCCGACACCCACCACCGCCCCCGCTACAACCACTGCCTCCACCACGACCAGTGCCCCGGCGACGGCCCCTGATCACACCCCGACGACAACACCGACCCCAGCCACCGCGCACATCCCAACGAGCGCGCACCACCCACCGGACAACCGCCACCACCCCGCCGCTCCACCGGCGGTCACCAACTCGACCTCAACTGACTCTGGCGCGAACACCGACACCACCACCGAGGCCGCGACCGCAACGGAGAAAGGCGCGACCAAGGCACCCTCCGCTCCCACCACCAACCCATCAGTCAACCCCGCCCCGACCCCGGCCAACCCCGCCTCCACCCCGAACGCTGCCGGTGAGGAGCCCCAAGCCACCTGA
- a CDS encoding S9 family peptidase, with the protein MSGTIQATDFADLSAYAALPRLGSLALSPDGTRLVTVVAELTPDGKAWQGALWEVDPAGVRPARRLTRAAKGESNPVFTPDGSLLFLSARPDQAAKPDEGKKKDRTALWVLPPVGEARELCRPTRGVERVAVARDAGTLLLTAGAHPTAEFGEADEALRKAREDAGVTAILYESYPTRYWDVDLGPTYPRLLTGSFDPDAERLDATGLVDLTPEAATRLDDPAVISPDGRWVVHTERVDVSAAYGPRVRLRVAAADGSSSRVLADAEGHSFTQVAFLPDSSGVIAIRSFDSTPSLPWRNALVRISLDGAITELAPDFAEEAEHPVVSPDGAAVYFTSSYRGHQPIWRLDLASGELIKLTATGAYTDVQVGRDHVYALRNAVDQPAQPVRLALAEPDQEAVALPAPGVVESLPGTLTEIETVVADGRTVRAWLVLPTGCSADQPAPLLLWVHGGPVMSWSGWSWRWNPWLMAARGYAVLMPDPALSTGYGPEFIREGWGSWGAKPYTDLMAITDVAVRRDDIDDSRTAAMGGSFGGYMANWIATRTDRFKAIVTHASLWHLDAFTGTTDDSYYWIREMGDPLRQREQLSANSPHLGVADIKTPMLVIHGDKDYRVPISEGQRLYFDLVRHGVPAKFLYFPTENHWILTPGNAKVWYETIYAFLAEHVLGEPWQRPDLV; encoded by the coding sequence ATGAGCGGCACGATCCAGGCGACCGACTTCGCCGACCTGTCCGCGTACGCCGCGCTGCCCCGTCTGGGGTCGCTCGCCCTGTCACCGGACGGCACGCGGCTGGTGACCGTGGTGGCGGAGCTGACACCGGACGGCAAGGCGTGGCAGGGCGCGCTGTGGGAGGTCGACCCGGCGGGGGTGCGCCCGGCGCGTCGGTTGACCCGCGCGGCGAAGGGCGAGTCGAACCCGGTGTTCACCCCGGACGGTTCGCTGCTGTTCCTGTCGGCGCGGCCGGACCAGGCGGCGAAACCCGACGAGGGCAAGAAGAAGGACCGGACGGCGCTGTGGGTGCTGCCGCCGGTCGGCGAGGCCCGCGAGCTGTGCCGCCCGACCCGCGGTGTCGAGCGGGTGGCGGTGGCGCGGGACGCGGGGACGCTGCTGCTGACGGCGGGCGCGCACCCGACGGCGGAGTTCGGCGAGGCCGACGAGGCGCTGCGCAAGGCCCGCGAGGACGCCGGCGTCACCGCGATCCTGTACGAGTCGTACCCGACCCGGTACTGGGACGTGGACCTGGGCCCGACCTACCCGCGGCTGCTCACCGGCTCGTTCGACCCGGACGCCGAGCGCCTGGACGCGACCGGCCTGGTCGACCTGACGCCGGAGGCGGCGACCAGGCTCGACGACCCCGCGGTCATCAGCCCCGACGGCCGGTGGGTGGTGCACACCGAGCGGGTGGACGTCAGCGCCGCCTACGGCCCGCGGGTGCGGCTGCGGGTGGCCGCCGCGGACGGTTCGTCGAGCCGGGTGCTGGCCGACGCCGAGGGGCACTCGTTCACGCAGGTGGCGTTCCTGCCGGACTCGTCGGGCGTGATCGCGATCCGCTCGTTCGACTCGACACCCAGCCTGCCGTGGCGCAACGCGCTGGTGCGCATCTCCCTGGACGGCGCGATCACCGAACTCGCGCCGGACTTCGCGGAGGAGGCCGAGCACCCGGTCGTCAGCCCGGACGGCGCGGCGGTGTACTTCACCAGCTCGTACCGGGGCCACCAGCCGATCTGGCGGCTGGACCTCGCGTCGGGTGAGCTGATCAAGCTGACGGCGACCGGCGCGTACACCGACGTGCAGGTGGGCCGGGACCACGTCTACGCGCTGCGCAACGCGGTCGACCAGCCCGCGCAGCCCGTGCGCCTGGCGTTGGCCGAGCCCGACCAGGAGGCCGTGGCCCTGCCCGCGCCGGGCGTCGTCGAGTCGCTGCCCGGCACGCTGACCGAGATCGAGACCGTGGTCGCCGACGGCCGGACGGTGCGCGCCTGGCTGGTGCTGCCGACGGGCTGCTCGGCGGACCAGCCCGCGCCGCTGCTGCTGTGGGTGCACGGCGGCCCGGTGATGAGCTGGAGCGGCTGGAGCTGGCGCTGGAACCCGTGGCTGATGGCGGCGCGCGGCTACGCGGTGCTGATGCCGGACCCGGCCCTGTCGACCGGGTACGGCCCCGAGTTCATCCGGGAGGGCTGGGGCAGCTGGGGCGCGAAGCCGTACACCGACCTCATGGCGATCACGGACGTGGCGGTGCGGCGGGACGACATCGACGACAGCCGGACGGCGGCGATGGGCGGCTCGTTCGGCGGGTACATGGCGAACTGGATCGCGACCAGGACGGACCGCTTCAAGGCCATCGTGACCCACGCGTCGCTGTGGCACCTGGACGCGTTCACCGGCACGACGGACGACTCGTACTACTGGATCCGCGAGATGGGCGACCCGCTGCGGCAGCGCGAGCAGCTCAGCGCGAACTCGCCGCACCTGGGCGTGGCCGACATCAAGACGCCGATGCTGGTGATCCACGGTGACAAGGACTACCGGGTGCCGATCAGCGAGGGTCAGCGCCTGTACTTCGACCTGGTGCGCCACGGCGTGCCGGCGAAGTTCCTGTACTTCCCGACGGAGAACCACTGGATCCTGACCCCCGGCAACGCGAAGGTCTGGTACGAGACGATCTACGCGTTCCTGGCGGAGCACGTGCTGGGCGAGCCCTGGCAACGCCCGGACCTCGTCTAA
- the galK gene encoding galactokinase — protein MSPGRDDQARRAADAFARLHGGAPRGVWSAPGRVNLIGEHTDYNDGFVLPFALPHRTAVAASPRADGVLAVSTLGDDGEFRHADPVAVADLEPGRVGGWAAYPAGVAWALRAQGVTGGADLVVAGDVPAGAGLSSSHALECAVALALLGLADVPEDRPEIARWVQRAENDFVGAPTGLLDQTASLLCTEAHVLFLDVRSGKSEQVPFDAAAQGLEVLVIDTRASHSNTDGGYAARRAGCERAAALLGVPALRDVTGGELPGALARLPAELGPLVRHVVTENERVLRAVDALRAGAVADLGPLLLASHESLRDDYRVSCPELDVAVGSALAEGALGARMVGGGFGGSAIALVPVDRHDAVVRRVRSTYAERGWPTPRTFPAVPSAGAGRDA, from the coding sequence GTGAGTCCGGGCCGCGACGACCAGGCCCGGCGTGCCGCGGACGCCTTCGCCCGGCTGCACGGCGGCGCGCCGCGCGGCGTGTGGTCGGCGCCCGGTCGGGTCAACCTGATCGGGGAGCACACCGACTACAACGACGGGTTCGTGCTGCCGTTCGCGCTGCCCCACCGCACGGCGGTGGCGGCGTCGCCGCGCGCCGACGGCGTGCTGGCGGTGTCGACGCTGGGCGACGACGGCGAGTTCCGGCACGCCGACCCGGTCGCCGTCGCGGACCTCGAACCGGGTCGGGTGGGCGGCTGGGCCGCGTACCCGGCCGGTGTGGCGTGGGCGTTGCGCGCGCAGGGCGTCACCGGCGGCGCGGACCTGGTCGTCGCGGGCGACGTGCCGGCGGGCGCGGGCCTGTCGTCGTCGCACGCGCTGGAGTGCGCGGTGGCGCTGGCGCTGCTGGGCCTGGCCGACGTGCCGGAGGACCGGCCGGAGATCGCGCGCTGGGTGCAGCGGGCGGAGAACGACTTCGTGGGCGCGCCGACCGGGCTGCTCGACCAGACGGCCTCGCTGCTGTGCACCGAGGCGCACGTGCTGTTCCTGGACGTGCGGTCGGGCAAGTCCGAGCAGGTGCCGTTCGACGCCGCCGCGCAGGGCCTCGAAGTGCTGGTGATCGACACGCGGGCGAGCCACTCGAACACCGACGGCGGCTACGCGGCGCGCCGGGCGGGCTGCGAGCGGGCCGCCGCGCTGCTGGGCGTGCCCGCGCTGCGCGACGTGACCGGCGGGGAGCTGCCCGGCGCACTGGCCCGGTTGCCCGCGGAGCTGGGCCCTTTGGTCAGGCACGTGGTGACGGAGAACGAGCGGGTGCTGCGCGCGGTCGACGCGCTGCGCGCCGGCGCGGTGGCCGACCTCGGGCCGCTGCTCCTCGCCTCGCACGAGAGCCTGCGCGACGACTACCGGGTGTCGTGCCCGGAGCTGGACGTGGCCGTGGGGTCGGCGCTGGCCGAGGGCGCGCTGGGCGCGCGGATGGTCGGCGGCGGGTTCGGCGGGTCGGCCATCGCGCTGGTGCCCGTGGACCGGCACGACGCGGTGGTGCGCCGGGTGCGGTCCACGTACGCGGAGCGCGGCTGGCCCACACCCAGGACGTTCCCGGCCGTGCCGTCGGCCGGCGCGGGTCGGGACGCCTGA
- the galE gene encoding UDP-glucose 4-epimerase GalE translates to MKLLVTGGAGYVGSVCAARLVESGHEVVVLDDLSTGHSDAVPDGVRLIAENIDDAIGSVLAEGFDGVLHFAAKSLVGESQQDPAKYWQGNVVTSLRLLDAMREHGTPRLVFSSTAAVYGEPDGSPIVETAPTRPTNTYGATKLAIDHAITGYATSHGLAAVSLRYFNVAGAYGRFGERHTTETHLIPIVLQVASGKREKVAVYGDDYPTEDGTCVRDYIHVADLADAHLKALAHTSGGTHRIYNLGNGLGFSVRQVIDACREVTGHAIPADVAPRRSGDPAVLVASSEKARTELGWKPERVDLAGIVRDAWEFTQSREEV, encoded by the coding sequence GTGAAGCTGCTCGTCACGGGCGGTGCGGGGTATGTCGGCAGCGTGTGCGCGGCCCGACTGGTCGAGTCGGGGCACGAGGTGGTCGTGCTCGACGACCTGTCCACCGGTCACTCGGACGCGGTCCCCGACGGCGTCCGCCTGATCGCGGAGAACATCGACGACGCGATCGGGTCGGTGCTCGCCGAGGGGTTCGACGGCGTCCTGCACTTCGCCGCCAAGTCGCTAGTCGGCGAGTCGCAGCAGGACCCGGCCAAGTACTGGCAGGGCAACGTCGTCACGTCCCTGCGCCTGCTGGACGCGATGCGCGAGCACGGCACGCCGCGCCTGGTGTTCTCCTCCACCGCCGCCGTCTACGGCGAGCCGGACGGGTCGCCGATCGTGGAGACCGCGCCGACCCGGCCGACCAACACCTACGGCGCGACGAAGCTCGCGATCGACCACGCCATCACCGGCTACGCCACGTCGCACGGCCTGGCCGCGGTGAGCCTGCGGTACTTCAACGTCGCGGGCGCGTACGGGCGGTTCGGCGAGCGGCACACGACCGAGACGCACCTGATCCCGATCGTGCTCCAGGTCGCGTCCGGCAAGCGGGAGAAGGTCGCCGTGTACGGCGACGACTACCCGACCGAGGACGGCACCTGCGTACGCGACTACATCCACGTGGCGGACCTGGCGGACGCGCACCTCAAGGCGTTGGCGCACACGAGCGGCGGCACGCACCGGATCTACAACCTGGGCAACGGTCTCGGCTTCTCCGTCCGCCAGGTGATCGACGCGTGCCGCGAGGTCACCGGCCACGCGATCCCGGCCGACGTCGCGCCGCGCCGCTCGGGTGACCCGGCCGTGCTGGTCGCGTCCAGCGAGAAGGCCCGGACCGAGCTGGGCTGGAAGCCGGAGCGCGTGGACCTGGCCGGCATCGTGCGCGACGCGTGGGAGTTCACCCAGTCCAGGGAGGAGGTCTGA
- a CDS encoding transposase encodes MSDTGHTPIRTIRVDRSPVQTAMKHHPPEFKAEAVVLYRCRPGAATTSVADDLGINHETLRNRIRLGDARCTGPHTAVAVSPSGSPEDENAALLRRIRELEKERDILCKAARHFAGETRW; translated from the coding sequence ATGTCGGACACCGGGCACACTCCGATCCGGACGATCCGGGTGGACAGGAGTCCCGTTCAGACGGCGATGAAGCACCATCCGCCGGAGTTCAAGGCCGAGGCGGTTGTGCTCTACCGGTGCCGCCCCGGCGCGGCGACCACATCGGTGGCCGACGACCTCGGGATCAACCACGAGACGCTGCGCAACCGGATTCGCCTCGGCGATGCACGATGCACCGGCCCCCACACCGCCGTGGCCGTGTCGCCGTCGGGTTCACCGGAGGACGAGAACGCCGCGCTGCTCAGGCGCATCCGCGAACTGGAGAAGGAGCGCGACATCCTGTGCAAGGCGGCCCGGCACTTCGCGGGCGAGACGCGCTGGTGA
- a CDS encoding M23 family metallopeptidase, with protein MRRVLVTVLVTPLFGLVLTQGEASAAPNFQLPFPCNQVWEGQTRTNHSPANSVDFNRANDDGDPVVASAAGTVTRVANEGGTSYGRWVEIDHGGGWRTRYAHLSAQRVTVGQSVRLGQQIGNVGTTGGSTGPHLHYEQRLNGADRKVVFNGAGAYYWGTRSYTSRNSCSGVTGTVGTDSGSSVTVRSGPGTGYAAVGSVANGSSVTIRCQVKGQSVTGKYGTTALWDQIGSGYISDAYVYTGSDGQVAPAC; from the coding sequence ATGCGCCGCGTGCTCGTCACGGTCCTCGTCACGCCGCTGTTCGGCCTCGTCCTTACGCAGGGCGAGGCGTCGGCGGCGCCGAACTTCCAGCTGCCGTTCCCGTGCAACCAGGTGTGGGAGGGGCAGACCCGCACCAACCACAGCCCCGCGAACTCGGTCGACTTCAACCGCGCGAACGACGACGGCGACCCGGTCGTCGCGTCCGCCGCGGGCACCGTGACCAGGGTCGCGAACGAGGGTGGCACCAGTTACGGCCGTTGGGTGGAGATCGACCACGGTGGCGGCTGGCGGACCCGGTACGCGCACCTGTCCGCGCAGCGGGTGACCGTCGGGCAGTCCGTCCGGCTCGGGCAGCAGATCGGCAACGTCGGCACCACGGGCGGATCGACCGGGCCGCACCTGCACTACGAGCAGCGGCTCAACGGCGCGGACCGGAAGGTCGTGTTCAACGGTGCCGGGGCGTACTACTGGGGTACGCGCAGCTACACGAGCCGCAACTCGTGCAGCGGGGTCACCGGGACCGTGGGGACCGACAGCGGGTCGTCGGTGACCGTGCGGTCGGGGCCCGGCACGGGTTACGCGGCCGTGGGTTCGGTGGCGAACGGCTCGTCGGTGACGATCCGCTGCCAGGTCAAGGGGCAGAGCGTCACCGGCAAGTACGGCACGACGGCCTTGTGGGATCAGATCGGGTCCGGCTACATCTCCGACGCGTACGTGTACACCGGTTCCGACGGTCAGGTCGCGCCTGCCTGCTGA
- a CDS encoding IS3 family transposase, with product MSRFQFVDDHWHHHGVERLCQVIGLARSSYHRWKATAPDRAGRAAADARPAARIRVIHRESAGTDGVSRITAELHHTRHRVNHTQAARVMREVGLAGVRLRRRHRTTRRSSGPRRSRPSGPAPARRSHRWPTTSGSTTRR from the coding sequence GTGAGCCGCTTCCAGTTCGTTGACGATCACTGGCACCACCACGGCGTGGAGCGGTTGTGCCAGGTCATCGGCCTCGCCCGGTCCAGCTACCACCGCTGGAAGGCCACCGCGCCCGATCGAGCTGGCCGAGCCGCCGCCGACGCGCGCCCGGCCGCCCGCATCCGGGTGATCCACCGCGAGTCGGCCGGCACGGACGGCGTCTCGCGGATCACCGCCGAACTGCACCACACCCGACACCGCGTCAACCACACACAGGCCGCCCGCGTGATGCGCGAGGTCGGCCTGGCCGGGGTGCGGCTGCGCCGCCGGCACCGCACCACCCGCCGGAGTTCCGGGCCGAGGCGGTCGCGCCCTTCCGGTCCCGCCCCGGCGCGACGATCACATCGGTGGCCGACGACCTCGGGATCAACCACGAGACGCTGA
- a CDS encoding metal-dependent transcriptional regulator, whose translation MNDLIDTTEMYLRTIYELEEEGVVPLRARIAERLGQSGPTVSQTVGRMERDGLVVVADDRHLELTEQGRGLAIAVMRKHRLAERLLVDVIGLEWEQVHMEACRWEHVMSEAVERKLVKLLGNPTTSPYGNPIPGLDKLGDGEPAPPAEADLVRVDEVARRGGGKVEVRRIAEHVQLDPELMAELKAAGVVPGNTVEVHALAGARVVQVRGGTGATAQLEPSVAHAVLVQAR comes from the coding sequence GTGAACGACCTCATCGACACCACTGAGATGTACCTCCGCACGATCTACGAACTGGAAGAAGAGGGCGTCGTGCCGCTGCGCGCCCGCATCGCGGAACGGCTGGGCCAGAGCGGGCCCACGGTGAGCCAGACCGTGGGCCGGATGGAGCGCGACGGCCTGGTGGTCGTCGCCGACGACCGCCACCTGGAGCTGACCGAGCAGGGGCGCGGCCTGGCCATCGCCGTGATGCGCAAGCACCGGCTCGCCGAGCGCCTCCTGGTCGACGTCATCGGCCTGGAGTGGGAGCAGGTCCACATGGAGGCGTGCCGCTGGGAACACGTCATGAGCGAGGCCGTCGAGCGCAAGCTGGTCAAGCTGCTGGGCAACCCCACGACGTCCCCCTACGGCAACCCCATTCCGGGTCTGGACAAGCTGGGCGACGGCGAGCCCGCTCCGCCCGCCGAGGCCGACCTGGTGCGCGTCGACGAGGTGGCGCGGCGCGGTGGCGGCAAGGTCGAGGTGCGGCGGATCGCCGAGCACGTGCAGCTCGACCCGGAGCTGATGGCCGAGCTGAAGGCGGCCGGCGTGGTGCCGGGCAACACCGTGGAGGTCCACGCGCTGGCCGGGGCGAGGGTCGTCCAGGTGCGCGGCGGCACCGGCGCGACGGCCCAGTTGGAGCCGTCGGTCGCGCACGCGGTGCTGGTGCAGGCCAGGTGA